The genomic window TTGTACGCACGGTCGTCACACGGCCGGTACTCCAGCCAGCAGAGAGCGTATCGAGGCATAGCAACTCCTTCCATCCCAGAAATGTATATCAAGTGGGAGCCTCGAATTCCAGCAAGACCCCACACCGAGATGCAGTTTCCCACAACCGGCGTTCTTCTCTCTATCCGGCCGGAAGTGGCCCGGCAGGAGACACCCGCAGGGAGGAATGATCATTCCTCGAGAGGCCTCGGAATCCGGAAGCCGAGATGGTAAAAAGAAAAGTCCCGTCGTCACTCTCAGAACGCCCTCCATGGGATTCCAGGCTTCACTCCCGACAAAAACGGGAGGGGTCCCGGCAACATCCGGAACCCCTGTACCGTAAAGAACTTTTTGCTACTTCACCTGAGATATGGTGACATCATCGACATAGTAGGAGAGGGAACTGCTCTCCGCCTCCACATAGAAGACGAGTTCTTCCACCTTTGCCGACTGAACCTGGTACTCTCCCTTGAGCTCCACCCAGGTATTCGGCGCCACCGAGACCTCGGCGATACGGTCCCATCCCTTCTCCCCGTTGTAGATGCGCTCCATGGTGATGATGAGCTTCTTGGCAGACGCGGAGGTGTGGTACACCCACACGGAGAAGCTGTACTTCTTACCGGGCTGGAGCTTCTTGAGAAGGTCGATCTGCGTGCCGTGCCAGTTGGCGCTCCGGTTGGAGACATAGAGGCTGTACTTCCCGGAGTGGGCCGCAGCGTCCGAGATCGCTATCCTGGTCCCATCTCCTCGCGCCATCCAGTCTCCGGGTTTCTGGTCCTCGAAATCGTTCGAGACGATCACCATCTGTTGGGGGGAGGCCGGTGTCTCAGCCATCGTCACCTGCTGAGAAGCGCACCCTCCGAGAAGGAGCACGATAAGGAGCCAGCGGAATCCCATGAAACGTTTCATGTGGTACCTCCTCACAGAGCATCTTCCGGGGACAGCCCCGGCTTCGGGCGGGGGGTTGCATAGCAAAAACCGATATACAAAGATCCTTCAAAAGCCTGTCCCCACAACCCATCCTCTCGATTATACCACACCATGTTCATGTGTCAAGGGAAATAGCATCCTGACTAAAAATTTTTCTTTACATGTTTCGAAAGTCAATTTATAATTTCTCTGCAGAGTCGATCTGCAGCATACCCCATACCATGAGGAGGTTTCTATGAACAGTAAAAGACTATGGTTAGTGCTGCTCCTCGTAGCGCTGGCCACCCCGCTGACCGCTGGCGACTACAAGATCACCGCCACCATGGACCTGGGATTCGGAGTGGGGATTCCCGGCATCGCAAAGGATGGCTCCTCCACCGCAAAGCTCGACTGGTCGATCGTGAAGCTCGACGGTACTATCGACGAGTACAATTCGTATTCCCTCACGCTGGAGTACGACGACTGGTACGACACCGAGATCACCGCCACTTCGTTTCCATTCGACCTGGGCATCTCGGAGTTCTTCCTCACCACCGATATCCTGGGGCCTTTCGGGCTTTCCGATCTCCCCTTCACGCTCACACTCGTGAGCGGGTACGGTCCTCTGGCGGTGAGCGATCGCTACAGCAACCTCACCGGATGGAGCACCGGCCGCTGGAGCGGCTACGGGGTCGGTCACCTCTACAGCCGCTGGGACCGCTTCGGCGTACTCGACCTGAGGGTGGGACTCATGGGTGGTAAACTCACTCTCCGCTACGGGCTGTCGCCCATGATCAACCGGGTGGGGCCCGACGGTGAGGAGAAACGCATCCCCATGCTCGCCGAGATCACCTTCGGGGAGTTCGCCCTGGGGCTCGTCTCCCTCAAGGGCGATGTGAACTTCCGGGGTGAGGGATACCTCATGGCCGGAGGAGGAAGGCTCAACCTCAAGATGATGCTGGGTCCGGTGACGCTCGCGGGATTCCTGGGTGAGGACTACAAGACCAACACCGACACCAAAGAGGCGGACAACGCACTCTTCGTGGGCATCAAGCCCTCCCTCTACCTCTCAGGTCTCGGCACCGCGTATCTGGGCGCCTGGTACGGGCTTGCCACCACCATGCCCGCCGAGGGGGATACCACCAACGTGCACAAGCTCGCGGTCGATGGGGGGCTGAGCATCAGCGCCACCAAGACCACCATCTACGGCGGTGTGCGCTACGACGACCTCCTCGACACCGAGGACAACGGCGGCCAGTACGAGAGACAGATGTCCTATGAGTATGGCGTGAAGCAGGAGTTCGGTGCGGTTGCCATGTACCTGGGCTACAACTACACCCAGAACGGACAGGACATGTACGCGGCCCAGGGCACGGTGGGTGTGTTCACCAACGACGAGGGCGACAAGGTGGGCAACCTGTACATGAGGATAAAGTTCTACTGGTGAGAAAAAGGAACACACCAATAAGAGAGGGGAGGCGGGAGCCTCCCCTCTTCTTTCATACCCATTCTTTCATACCCATCATCAGGGACTTACTGAGTCACGGGAGAGATGTCGATTTCGTCCACGTAGAAGGTGATGGAAGGAGTAACGGATTCAATATACAAATCGGTGGGTTGTCCCTTCGTGGCACTCTCGAGCGAGAAATCCGCTTCGAGGAGTGTCCAGGCTCCGGAAGGCACCGTCTGCTGATAGAAGACCGAGTTATAAAACTCATTCGAACCATCAGAGGACTTCAACGTGAGGGTAAACTGTTGGTCGGATCCTGTCTCCTGATAGACCCACACTGCGTAGTGGTAGGACTGATCAGCCTGGATATAGTTCTCGATGTCATAGTACCACGCAGTCTTCCATCCTGCATCTCCGGTCGTAATTTTCAGGGAATAGGTGGTTCCCCCAGCTGCCTGCTCAGTGGATGCTTCCACGGTAGCACCACCATTCCCTTGCCATCCCTGAGTAGTGCCATCCTCAAAGTCCCATGAAATACCGGACAGTGGAGTAGGCGTGGGCGTGGGCTCAGCCCCTCCTCCTGCACCTGCTTCCTCACAGCCTGCGAGGAAGAGGACCACCATGACGCCCAGGATGATCCCGAGCACGCTCAACGCACGTTTCATGTCGTACCTCCCATGGGAAAGTTTTGTCTCAGTTCTTCGTGGAAGGGCAACGCCCAGATGTCACGAAGAACGGCCTGCACCTGTTCGAACGACCTGGTGCGGGGATCCCTCACCAGGATCTCCTCGAAGACACGGATGTCCCGGGAGAGGTAGGCCTCGAGGGCCCACTCCATGCGGAGGATGCGCGGCCAGAGGTACATCTTCTTGATGCGCGGGGTGAGGTCGGGCTCGATCCTCTCGGGGTGGAGTCCTTCTCCATCCACGCGTGCAGGTAGTTCCACCACCACATCGTCCGGAATACCCTCTATGACACCCCTGTTGGGCATGTTGAGCACGAGCCGCTGGGGCGTGCCGCACTCGAGGGCCTGGACGAAGGGTATCTGCTGTTCGCCGCTCCTCCTCTCCCTGGAGAAAAGGCGGGGCCACCGCTCGGTGAGCCGGATGGAGGGGTCGGCGGCCACCTCGGCCGCAAGCTCAAGCATCTTGCGCTTCCCCTCCCTCAGCTGCTCGTGGAACTTGGGCCGCTCCACCTCGTTGTCTATGCCCCCGAACCTCCCGTACCAGCGTTTCTTGGTGGCGAGGTCGTAGTTGTACTTCCAGGAGCCGTTCCGGCAGGTGTCCCCTATGGGGAGCATGCCGTAGAACCGGTACATGTCCATCACCGCAGGGCTCATCTGCACGTCCCAGGGGCTCCGCGACTCCCACGAGGGGCCCTTCTCCTCTATCCATCGATCCAACAGAGGATAGGCATCCTCCCCCCGGTGGCGCAGCCTGTTGAGCCATATCCCGTGGTTCACCCCCGCCACCTGCCAGTCCACCTCCTCGTACGGCAGCCCCAGCTGCTCGCACACCTCGTGGACCCCGCCGTGGCCGTGGCAGAACCCTACGGTCTTCACCGGCGTCTCGCGCGTGAGGAGCTGGGTGATCTCGAAGACCGGGTTTCCGGTCTGGAGGATCCAGCCCTCGGGGGCGTACTTCTCCATGGTCCGGGCCACGTTGAGGGCCAATGTGAGATCGTAGTAACTGCAGAAGACGTACGTATACGTGGAGACGAAGTTGAACTCCTGTGCGTCGATCCCCCGGTAGTAGCCGTGTCGCTCGGAGATCTCCACCACCTTCTCGTAGGCGGCGAACCCATCGGCCCCCTCGGGACGGGGATAGGCGAGGGCCGTGTTGATCACATAGTCCGCGCCTTCCACCGCCGCTTCGAGCGAAGTGGTGGCCTCGATCTTCACCGGGACCTCAAGCTCTTCCATGTACCTGCGGGCGAGGATCTCGGTGGCCTTGAGCCGTTCCTCGTTTATGTCCATGAGGCTCACCACAGGACCCTTTTTCGAAAGCTCCTCGGTCTTCGCCAGATCTCCTACAAGCTGGAGCGCATACCGAACGCTTCCTGCACCGACGATCGTAAGCTTCACACCATCTCCTTTCCCCGAAAACCATATGCGTGATACGATAGGTCATCCTATCGAGGGGACGACTTGTCAACAGATCGTCCTTCTCATTCGATTATACCATGCCCTTCTACGCTGTCAAGAAAAATAAACCCTCTTTAAAAATATCATTGGCTATTCGCCCACACGGCGGGTCCCGTTCCCTTCCCGCCATATTTGAACTATAACTATAGTATGGAAAAAGATGTCCTCATCCGTCTCCTCGAGCGTGAAGGAATACACGACCGGAGGATCCTCGACGCCATCGACAAGGTCCCACGAGAGGAGTTCGTGCCCCCTGCGCAACGACAGTACGCCTACGAGAACATCCCCCTCGAGATAGGCTGGGGACAGACGATAAGTCAGCCCTACACCGTTGCCTTCATGATCCAGCTCCTCGAGCTTCGACCCGGACTCAAAGTCCTGGAGGTAGGGGGAGGCTCGGGCTACAACGCCGCTGTCATGTGGGAGGTGATGGACCGCACGGGAGACCTGTACTCGATGGAGATCCACCCCGAGGTGTACCGGATGGGAAAGGCCAACCTCGAACGGACGGGGTACACCGAGATCAACTTCATGCTCGGTGACGGCTCGAAGGGGCTCCCGGAAGAGGCGCCCTTCGACCGCATCGTCGTGACAGCCGCAGCCGAGGAGACGCCTTCCACCCTGCTCTCGCAGCTCGGAGAGGGGGGAATCCTCGTCATCCCTGTACACGTGGGCGGGGGCACGTCGGTCATGACCCGCATCCTCCGCGAGGGCGGCGCGTTCCACACATCCACCCACGGCTACTTCAGGTTCGTGCCGCTCGTGACGCGGTGAGGCGGCCGACCGGGTTTACATTCCGCGCACATCGGCTATACTTGAGCCCCATGGTGCACGTCGATGACCGTTACAGGAGGGCACTCATCCTCTACCTCTCGCGGTGGGTGACGCCGAGGAGGTTCCGCAGGATGCAGGAGGTGGTGAAAGAGCGGACCCGATACGTAACCGTCGCCCTCGAAAACATCTACCATCCGCACAATGCCAATGCGGTCTTAAGGAGCGCAGAGGCCATGGGTCTACAGGATGTGCACATCGTGGAGGATGCCGTCCCCTTCACTCCGTCGAAAGGGGTGTCCATGGGCACCGCCCGGTGGCTCTCGCTCCATCGATACCGGGATCCTCGAATGGCGGTCAGCCGCCTCAGGGAGGAAGGCTACCGCATCATCGCCACCACCCCGCACCGCACCCCCACTCCCGTAGACGAGTTCGATGTCACACGGGGAAAGTGCGCGTTCTTCTTCGGAGGCGAGCTTCCGGGTCTCAGTGACGCCGTGCTCGAAGCGGCAGACGAATACCTCACCATCCCCATGTACGGGTTCGTGGAGAGCCTCAACATCTCGGTGACGGCAGGAATCGTGCTCCATAACGTGGTCCAGCGGCTCAGGAAGACCGATATCCCGTGGAAGCTCACGTCCTCCGAGCAGGAGGCCCTCCTCCTCTCGTGGTTGAGGAGACGGATCCCTCACCACAAGGAGCTCGAGGAAGTCTTCTGGAAAGACCCCTCCCCCTATCTGGAGGCACTCGCCTCTTCCGACGTCCTCGGGGACTCGACGCCGGAGGAAGCCTCGTCCTCCTGAAACGCGACCCGGGAGAGGATCGTGTAGCACCAGTAGAGCAGGGCGAGGGCCTCGGCCCGTCCTTCGGGGACGGGTGCCTCCTTCACGAGGTCTGCGAGTCTCCCGAGCACCGGGGTAAGCCGGGAGGTAGGCACCCCCGCGAGCACCTGCGACGTCCACGCACCGAGATCGGCGAACCTCCCCTCCTCCCACAAGGTGCGCAGATCCTTGCGTGCCTTCAAGAAGACATCGAGGTGACGCGCCTCGTCCAGAAGCAGGGAAAGTCCCGCCCCTTTCCTCCGGTTCTCCCTCTGATAGACAAGGGACAGAGGGGGTTCACCGTCCAACAAGTCGGCCAGGAGGGAGTGGTACGTCTGGAGAAACCCCTGCGACCGCCCCGACGGGATCTGGAAGAAGAGATCGAACTCTCGGGGCCCCATGAGGATCCAGGCGATGACATAGTTGAGGAGGCTCACCGGGTCCATGAACTCACGCTGTTCCCTCAAACGGTACTCCACCAGGGGGAGGAGCCCCTTCTCCCCGATCCGGGCGAGCGACTTGGCCGCGACCGAGGCGGGCCGCAGGTGATCGTTCCTGCAGACCTCCTCGAGGAGCTTTCGGGTCTCCTCTCCCGGATAGGCCCCCAGGGCGAAGAGGGCCTCCTCCCTCACGTAGGAATCGGGGTCGGCGGCTTCCTTGAGGATGTACGGCAAGAGCGAGGGCCGGGGATGCTCGAAGAGGGCGAGGAGGATCTGCTTCTTCTCGGGAGAGAAGGGAGAGAGGAGGAGGTCCCTGAGGGTCCTGTCCGCAAGCGGGCCGGGATCCTGGGTGATCCTGAAGAGGAGCACCTGCTTCTGCTGGGGGTCCTTCTCCTCCACGAGGGCATGGCTCGCGAGGAATACCCTGAGGTTGCGGGTGGAGAAGAGGATGGAAAGGACGTCCCGCACGCTCATCCCTCCTCCCTCCTCGAGTCCGGCCGCGAGGAAGACGAGGGTGAAAAGCCCCGCACCCATGGCGAGGAACACGAGGTCGAACCCGTCGGTCCCGGGCACGGTCCCGGAGAGGTCGGAAAGCACTCCCGCGAGGAAGCCGCTGCCCAGGGCGGTGAGCGCGGTGGAGGCCGTCATGAACGAGGAGAATCCTGCGGTGTTCCCGTCGGGGATCATCTGGATGCTGATCTTGCTCACGAAAAGCCCCACCACGCCCACGAAAAACTGAAACGCCATGCCGACGAGGAAAAACGCCCACACCGGTGCCGAGAGCGGCATGAACACGAAGAGGAGTACACACACCGCCGCCCCGGACGTACCGAGGATGAGGAGGGGACGAGCCCCCATCCTGTCGACGAACGGGATCATCAGCATCCCCGCGAGGGCCGAAACCACGAAGGAGGCAAGGGAATAGAGGAAGACCGTACCCTGCGAGAAGAGGAGGACCTTCCTCAGGAAAGGAACGATCATTCCCTGCAGGGTGAAGACGATGGAGGCCACCCATCTGATACTCGTCCTCCTCCGTACCTCCCTGCTGAATGCGTAGCGAGCGGCCTCCCACAACCCGGAGGTACCGGGAGGACGCTGGATCCGATCCCGGGAGGGGACCTGCCAGTAGTAGTACGCTGCGAGGGAGTTCATCACCACCCCGAGGCTGAGGAGGAAGAGGAGCTCATACGGGTGCGGGAACGGGAGGTAGGTGACGGCCACGAAACTGATGACCTGTGAGAGGGCCCCGGTGATCTGGAAACGGATATTGAGGGAGGAGATGAACTCACCCAGCTCGTGACTCGGAGCCACCCTCTTCTGGACCGTCTCCTGCATCGCGATCCCGACTATCCGGGCGACGCAGAAGAGGGTATAGAGCACGAGGATGAGGAGGACCGCCCCCCTTCCGGAAGTGAGGAGGAGGAACCAGTACCCGAGACCGGTGGCCCCCCGAATCCACCACGCCACCGCCCACACCTTCCCCATGGGAAGTCCCTCGAGAAGACGGGGGACGAAGAGGAGCGCGAGCCCCGCCACGTTGATCACGGAGGAGAGGTACCCGAGCTCCAGGTTGGTGGCGCCATAGGAGATGGCGAGCAACGAGATGACGGTGGACCCCAGGAAGGAGAAACCGAGACCGTTGAAGAGGGAGCCCTGCAGGTAGGCCCATCTCCCCTTCCTTCGTTCCTGGGGGGTGAGATACTGCGTCCTCATAGCTCAGCACTATACATCATTCGAATCACGTATACAATTGCAGGTGTGATCTGGTCTTGTACAAGAGACCGATTTATACGTATGCTGTACTCCCAGCCATGCGAAGACCGACAGGTGAAGGAGCGTGAGCGTGTCGATCTACAGGGTGCACATCCAGTGGAAGGACAAGGAGCTGGTGATAGAGGCCAGGAGTCTCGACCTCACCCACCCCTACTTCGTCTCGATCAAGGACATCCTCCTTCCCGAAGAGAGTTCCCTCATCATCAACCCTCAGGCCGACGAGGTGCGTAAACTCATCGGTGACGCCCACCACCTCATGTTCCCTTTCCAGAAGGTGACCCTCATCGAGGAACTCGACGAGAAGAAGACCCGCGGGCCTAAGATCAAGGCCTTCCCGGTCACGGGCGAGGGTGTGGACGAGGAGGACGGAGGACCGGGTGAAGGTCCCAAGGACGGCTGATCACGCACGCAACGAGAGGAGCCTCCTGATCCGCTCCTCGGTGGGCGGGTGTGAGAGGAAGAGCGAGTGCTCCCGCTCGAGTCGTCTGAGACTGCGGCCGAAGGGGAAGAGGGCCCCAAGGATGTCGTAGCGAGGGCTCGTGATGCGGTAGAGGGCCATCGCAAGCCCCTGGGGGTCTCCGGTGAGCTCCGCGGCGGTGAGGTCGGCCTGGAACTCGCGGGTGCGCTGGAGCGCGAGGGCGAGGAGCAGGCTCAGGATGGGCGAGGCCACCATGAAGAGGAAGAAACTCAAGGGTTGCACCTGACGGGCGAAGAGGAGGAAGGGGAAGAAGAAGAAGACGAGGAGGACCCATCCGGCCTGGGAGACCATCTCGGTGAACTGTCGAACGATCTCGACCATCCTGAAGAGGGTGAGGTCTCCGTTGCGGATGTGCGCGATCTCGTGCGCGAGTACGCCGGCGAGTTCGCGTGGGGGAAGTGAAGAGAGCAGGGTGTCGGTGACTACGATGACGGGCCGCTCCGCAGGGCCTGTGGTGAGGGCGTTCATGAGAGGCGAAGGGACGAGGTAGAGCTGAGGGACCTGGGGGATGCCCGCCCGTTCGGAGAGGAGGTCGAGGAGGCGATAGACCTCGGGGGCCTCCCAGCGGGAGAGCGGCCGCGCATTCGCCGGGATGAAGTAGGCGTCTCCCGACAGGCGTACCATGAGGTAGATGAGCCCTCCGATGAGGAAGAGTCCGAGTCCGGAGAGCCCCAAGATGGTGCGGGCCGAGAGGTAGAGGAGGACGGCGAGGAGGGCGAGGAGACCTGCACTCTTGAAAAAGAGGAGCATCTTTTCTCTTGCGACCATGTCCCTGGGCATCGTACGTCCTCCACTAGAGAAGATACCCATGGACCGTCCCATCGAACACCCCTTGCAGAGAAAAGGAACGGTCGGCACCATATCGAACAGATCCCTGTACGGAGGAGGACATGGAGATAGAGGTGAAGAGGCTCACAGAAGAGGAGATAGAACGGCGGGGGATCCGCTCGTGGCCTGTGTGGACCTGCGGGGTGGAGCGGTTCCCCTGGACGTACGAGAAGGACGAGGAGTGCCTCATCCTCGAAGGCCGGGTCATTGTGGAGACGTCCGATGGGAAGAAGGTGGAGATCAAGGCGGGCGACTTCGTGAAGTTTCCCAGAGGGCTCTCATGCGTGTGGGACGTAACGCATCCCATCAGGAAGCACTACTCCCTTGGATGATCAAGGCCGGGCTCCGGGCCCGGCCGTACGAGGTCAGCGCTTCTCCTGCTCCATGCGTCGCTTGATGCGCTCCCACTCGTCCTTGAGGGTGACGGTGCGGTTGAAGACGAGATGCCCGGGAGCGGAGTACCTGGAGTCGAGACAGAAGTACCCCTTCCTGAGAAACTGGTAGTGTTCTCCCGCCTTCGCGTCTTCGAGTGAGGGCTCGAGCACCGCATCTTCCAGTATCACGAGGGAATCGGGGTTGATGTAGTCCAGGAAGGTCTTCCCCTCCTCCACATCGGTGGGGTCCTCTTTGGTGAAGAGCCTGTCGTAGAGGCGGACCTGGGCCCTGAACCCATGGCGAGCCGAGACCCAGTGGAGGGTGGCTTTCACCTTCCGGTCGCTTCTCCGTCCTCCGCTCCTGGTCTCGGGATCATACGTACAGCGTATCTCTACGATGTTGCCCTGCTCGTCCTTCACCACCTCCTCGCACTTCACGATGTAGGCGTGCTTGAGCCGCACCTCCCTCCCGGGGGCGAGGCGGTAGTATTTCGGTGGCGGATCCTCCATGAAGTCCTCGCGCTCGATGTAGAGCTCACGACAGAAGGGAACGAGTCTGGTACCGGCGGAAGGATCCTCGGGGTTGTTCTCGGCCTCGAGCCATTCCACCTCGTCTTCCGGATAGTTGGTGATCACCAGCTTCACCGGCTCGAGCACGGCCATGCGTCGGGGCGCGGTCTTGTTGAGCTCCTCTCGGATCACGGCCTCGAGGAAGGCCATGTCCACCACGCTTTCGACCTTCGACACCCCTATGCGGTAGCAGAAGGTGCGGATGCTCGAAGGGGTGAACCCTCGACGCCTCAAGCCCGCGATGGTGGGGAGGCGGGGATCGTCCCACCCGTCGACGTAGCCTTCCTGCACGAGCTGGGTGAGGAGGCGTTTGCTCATCACGGTGTGGGTGAGGTTGAGACGGGCGAACTCTATCTGTTTGGGATGCGGGATGTCCGGGAGCTGGTCGAGGAACCAGTCGTAGAGCGGCCTGTGCACCTCGAACTCGAGGGTACAGATGGAGTGAGTGATGCCCTCGAAGGCGTCCTCGAGCCCGTGCGCCCAGTCGTAGGTGGGATAGATGCACCATCTGTCGCCCTGACGGTAGTGGGAGACCTTCTTGATACGGTACATCACAGGGTCACGAAGGTGCATGTTGGGAGAGGACATGTCGATCTTGGCCCGCAGGACGCATTCCCCCTCCTCGAACTCGCCCCTGCGCATCTTCTCGAAGAGCTCGAGGTTCTCCTCCACGCTCCGGTCGCGATACGGGCTCGGGATACCAGGTTCGGTGGGCACCCCTCGCATCCTGCTTATCTCCTCAGGGGTCGAATGATCCACGTAGGCCTTGCCCACTTTGATGAGCCGGACCGCGAGCTCGTACATGCGGTCGAAGTAGTCGGAGGCGAAGTAGAGCCTGTCCCCCCAGTCGAAGCCGAGCCAACGGACGTCCTCCATGATGGCCCGCACGTACTCCTCGGTCTCCTTCTCGGGATTGGTGTCGTCGAACCTGAGGTTGCAGGTGCCCCCGTACTTCTCGGCGAGGGAGAAGTTGAGGACGATGGACTTCGCATGGCCTATGTGGAGATAGCCGTTCGGCTCGGGGGGGAAGCGAGTACGGACCGTGGCACACCACCCGGTCTCCAGGTCCTTTCGGATGATGTCGTCTATGAAGTTGTCGGGGATGGTCTCTCGTCCGGGTTCTCGCGACATACCGGCTCCTTTGGGTGTGTGGTCTACGCACGCAAGACTAGCCCGAAGGTGAAGATATGGCAAGGGGAAGAGCGGCGTTGGTGGTAAACGAAAGAGATACCACTCGAGCGTACGGTATGGTATACTGTGCCGTTCTTCTTTACTGAGGAGGGGCTCATGTCAGAGATAGGGGGAGCGCGTACGCTCATCACGGGGGCGGCCTCCGGGTTCGGACGTCTCTTCGCAGTGAGGGTGGCGAGAGAAGGCGGACACCTGGTGCTCCTGGACAGGGACGCGGCGGGGCTCGAGGAGGCTGCGGCTTCGTGCAGGGGGTACGGGGTGAGGGTCTTTCCCTACGTGGTGGATCTCTCCTCTCGGGATGAGATCTTCCGTACGGCCGAGCGTATCAAGGCCGAGGCCGGGGCGGTGGACATCCTGGTGAACAACGCAGGGGTCGTGACGGGCACCTCGTTCCGGGAGGCGCCGGTGGAGAAGATCGAGGCCACGTTCGCGGTGAACACCCTGGCGCACTTCTGGCTGGTGAAGGCCTTTCTGGAGGAGATGATCGCCCGGAACCGGGGGCACATCGTGACGATCTCCTCTGCTGCGGGTATCATCGGGGTGCGGAGGCTCGCCGACTACTGCGCCTCGAAGTTCGCGGTGTTCGGATTCACCGAGGCCCTCCGTATGGAGTTCAAGAAGGAGGGGCTTCGCATCAAGACCACGATCGTGGCGCCCTACTATGCGAAGACCGGGATGTTCGAGGGCGTGAAGACCCGTGTCCCGTGGATGCTTCCCCTCCTCGAGCCCGAGTACGTGGTGGCACGGATCTTCAAGGCCATCAAGAAGAACAGGCCCCTCGTGGTACTGCCTCCGGTGGTGCGGAGTGTGTGGTTCTTCAGGCTCCTCGGGGTGCGGGTGCTCGATGCGATGGCCGATGTGCTCGGGGTGCATACCAGCATGGATACGTTCGTGGGAAGGAGGACCTCGTGAACAGGACGTACACGGTGTCCCGTGATCCGTATACCGGGGAGGAGTTGGGGAGGTTTCCGGTGCACACGAGCGAGGAGGTGCGCGAGGCGATCGCGCGGGCGCGGGAGGCCTCGCGGGTGTGGAGGTCGGTGCCGCCCCGGGAGCGGGCGCGGAGGCTCCTCAGGGTGCGGGAGGTGCTGGTGGAGGAGGGGGAGGCGATCGCCCTGGCGATAAGCCGCGAGAACGGGAAGGTGCCGACCGATGCGATGGCGACGGAGGTGTTTCCGGCGGCGGTGGCCCTCACCTACTACTGCAGGATGGCCCCGCGTTGGCTCAAGGACGAGCGGCCGGGGGGCGCGTCGGTGATCCTGGCGCACAAGCGGGTGCGGATCACCAGGGAGCCGTGGGGTGTGGTGGGGGTGATCTCTCCGTGGAACTACCCGTTCGCGATCCCGTTCTCCGAGGTGGTGTGCGCCCTCCTTGCGGGTAACGGGGTGGTGC from Spirochaeta thermophila DSM 6192 includes these protein-coding regions:
- a CDS encoding glutamine--tRNA ligase/YqeY domain fusion protein, producing the protein MSREPGRETIPDNFIDDIIRKDLETGWCATVRTRFPPEPNGYLHIGHAKSIVLNFSLAEKYGGTCNLRFDDTNPEKETEEYVRAIMEDVRWLGFDWGDRLYFASDYFDRMYELAVRLIKVGKAYVDHSTPEEISRMRGVPTEPGIPSPYRDRSVEENLELFEKMRRGEFEEGECVLRAKIDMSSPNMHLRDPVMYRIKKVSHYRQGDRWCIYPTYDWAHGLEDAFEGITHSICTLEFEVHRPLYDWFLDQLPDIPHPKQIEFARLNLTHTVMSKRLLTQLVQEGYVDGWDDPRLPTIAGLRRRGFTPSSIRTFCYRIGVSKVESVVDMAFLEAVIREELNKTAPRRMAVLEPVKLVITNYPEDEVEWLEAENNPEDPSAGTRLVPFCRELYIEREDFMEDPPPKYYRLAPGREVRLKHAYIVKCEEVVKDEQGNIVEIRCTYDPETRSGGRRSDRKVKATLHWVSARHGFRAQVRLYDRLFTKEDPTDVEEGKTFLDYINPDSLVILEDAVLEPSLEDAKAGEHYQFLRKGYFCLDSRYSAPGHLVFNRTVTLKDEWERIKRRMEQEKR
- a CDS encoding cupin domain-containing protein — protein: MEIEVKRLTEEEIERRGIRSWPVWTCGVERFPWTYEKDEECLILEGRVIVETSDGKKVEIKAGDFVKFPRGLSCVWDVTHPIRKHYSLG
- a CDS encoding SDR family oxidoreductase, translated to MSEIGGARTLITGAASGFGRLFAVRVAREGGHLVLLDRDAAGLEEAAASCRGYGVRVFPYVVDLSSRDEIFRTAERIKAEAGAVDILVNNAGVVTGTSFREAPVEKIEATFAVNTLAHFWLVKAFLEEMIARNRGHIVTISSAAGIIGVRRLADYCASKFAVFGFTEALRMEFKKEGLRIKTTIVAPYYAKTGMFEGVKTRVPWMLPLLEPEYVVARIFKAIKKNRPLVVLPPVVRSVWFFRLLGVRVLDAMADVLGVHTSMDTFVGRRTS